In a genomic window of Glycine max cultivar Williams 82 chromosome 13, Glycine_max_v4.0, whole genome shotgun sequence:
- the LOC100782997 gene encoding WAT1-related protein At4g08290, translated as MEVMCGAKVGNMVHKAKPYVLTVGLQFGMAGTYLFTMASLNHGMSRLVFIVYRNAIAALALAPFALIFERKVRPKMTWTVFIQILVLGFLEPVVDQGFTFLGMQYTSASFASAVMNAVPSVTFVLAVIFRLEHIKIRELRSQAKVIGTLVTFAGALLMTLYKGPQFDLFHHSNTTHQQGGSHTQNHSHWVAGTLFICLGCLAWSSFYILQSITVKRYPAELSLSSLICLAGALQSAVVALIADHNPRAWAIGFDYSLYGPLYTGIMSSGIAYYIQGLVMQSRGPVFVTSFNPLCMIIVTALGSFLLGEHLYLGSIIGGIIIAVGLYSVVWGKGKDYKDDTSSPATTKETETMQLPITLPNNK; from the exons ATGGAAGTAATGTGTGGTGCCAAAGTTGGCAATATGGTCCATAAGGCCAAGCCTTATGTGTTAACTGTGGGGTTGCAATTTGGGATGGCTGGGACATACCTCTTCACCATGGCCAGTTTGAACCATGGAATGAGCCGTTTGGTGTTCATTGTGTATCGCAATGCCATTGCTGCATTGGCCCTTGCTCCCTTTGCCTTGATCTTTGAAAG GAAAGTTAGACCAAAGATGACATGGACTGTCTTCATACAGATATTAGTACTTGGATTTCTTGA GccagtggttgaccaaggattCACTTTCTTGGGGATGCAATACACTTCAGCTTCCTTTGCATCCGCTGTTATGAATGCCGTGCCCTCTGTAACCTTTGTGCTTGCAGTAATTTTCAG GTTAGAGCATATAAAAATAAGGGAATTACGCAGTCAAGCGAAAGTAATTGGAACCTTAGTAACCTTTGCTGGGGCTTTGTTAATGACACTATACAAAGGCCCTCAATTCGACCTATTTCATCATTCAAACACAACCCACCAACAAGGTGGAAGCCACACTCAGAATCACTCACACTGGGTCGCAGGAACTCTCTTCATTTGCCTGGGTTGCCTGGCTTGGTCTTCCTTCTACATATTGCAG TCCATAACGGTGAAAAGGTACCCTGCGGAACTATCACTCTCATCGTTGATATGCTTGGCGGGTGCTTTGCAAAGTGCCGTGGTTGCTCTGATTGCAGATCATAACCCTCGAGCATGGGCTATCGGTTTTGACTACAGCCTCTACGGTCCTCTATACACT gGAATAATGAGTTCAGGAATAGCATATTATATACAAGGGTTGGTAATGCAAAGCAGAGGTCCAGTGTTTGTAACATCTTTCAATCCTCTTTGCATGATCATTGTTACAGCTTTGGGCTCCTTCCTTCTAGGAGAACACCTCTACTTGGGAAG CATCATTGGAGGCATCATAATCGCAGTGGGTCTATACTCTGTGGTGTGGGGAAAAGGCAAAGACTATAAAGATGACACGTCATCACCAGCAACAACAAAAGAAACAGAAACAATGCAGCTTCCAATTACCTtaccaaataataaataa
- the LOC100777816 gene encoding V-type proton ATPase 16 kDa proteolipid subunit produces the protein MAGFSGDETAPFFGFLGAAAALVFSCMGAAYGTAKSGVGVASMGVMRPELVMKSIVPVVMAGVLGIYGLIIAVIISTGINPKAKSYYLFDGYAHLSSGLACGLAGLSAGMAIGIVGDAGVRANAQQPKLFVGMILILIFAEALALYGLIVGIILSSRAGQSRAD, from the exons ATGGCAGGCTTCAGTGGCGACGAAACCGCTCCTTTCTTCGGCTTCCTCGGTGCCGCTGCGGCCCTCGTCTTCTCCT GTATGGGAGCGGCGTATGGAACGGCGAAGAGTGGGGTGGGGGTGGCGTCGATGGGAGTGATGAGGCCGGAGCTGGTGATGAAGTCGATCGTGCCGGTGGTTATGGCGGGAGTGTTGGGGATTTACGGGTTGATTATTGCGGTTATTATCAGCACTGGGATAAACCCAAAGGCTAAGTCTTACTATCTCTTTGATGGATATGCTCATTTGTCCTCTGGCCTTGCCTGTGGCCTAGCTGGCCTCTCTGCTGGAATGGCCATTGGGATTGTTGGTGATGCTGGTGTCAG AGCTAATGCCCAGCAACCGAAGCTGTTTGTTGGcatgattcttatcttgatttTCGCTGAAGCTCTTGCTCTGTATGGCCTCATTGTGGGTATCATCCTCTCATCTCGGGCAGGCCAATCTCGTGCCGATTAA